A window from Salvelinus sp. IW2-2015 linkage group LG5, ASM291031v2, whole genome shotgun sequence encodes these proteins:
- the LOC139027801 gene encoding uncharacterized protein: MKDPCRVCGVRLIGSQCRWIFNPSGKRQLQVILSHVLGCQVDRDPDGQASEFLCGKCVFTLERVVQCDVQIGRLQEEHATLVQQLQQEREHLKECVAHVYGRHNPLPKRPDVGEENNVEVPLWRSSEGGGSPEDYGGGQRMSEGQTKEGAGEGGGRGRRSVSMDLLGGPSGPGGVAGRSSSVPRSVKAGTDLCPVCQVKNPWLQSARLRSRSLMYLDLVYRKGTLSSPGPRLRSASLQSLNLDHPQQTEPLCPLPQRQCRESKIPLRERLPSVGPATSTSTPQRAQPSIISDLLQLLRSIPRPPVPGASGSRIPIPRRRPSVGQPLPPGRNLTPWAWHRLREAEWRSLQDLTEEFNDDYMPLRVEGFTEHQSEVSRLETAHRQLREEMNQFRATNQNLSKTLEDTQNNNKALSGKLEDTENELTSEKNNTLKQDKTIQGLTLVLKEKEKEIEELYHEIEDREEVLVKARETAHKAQLQKYQARRQTRHLALVTVQAQYIAVALNSSTNCCVPRHSLRSRACYGL; this comes from the exons ATGAAGGACCCGTGCCGCGTATGCGGCGTGCGCCTCATTGGCAGCCAGTGCCGCTGGATCTTCAACCCGTCGGGCAAGCGGCAGCTCCAGGTCATCCTGTCCCACGTGCTGGGGTGCCAGGTCGACCGCGACCCAGACGGCCAGGCCTCAGAGTTCCTGTGCGGCAAGTGTGTGTTCACACTGGAGCGCGTGGTGCAGTGCGATGTGCAGATAGGCAGGCTGCAGGAGGAGCACGCCACTCTGgtgcagcagctgcagcaggagaGGGAGCACCTGAAGGAGTGTGTGGCCCACGTCTACGGACGCCATAACCCCCTGCCTAAGAGGCCCGATGTGGGGGAAGAGAACAATGTTGAGGTCCCCCTCTGGAGGTCCTCTGAAGGTGGTGGAAGCCCAGAGGATTACGGGGGAGGGCAGCGTATGTCAGAGGGGCAGACCAAGGAAGGCGCGGGGGAGGGGGGTGGTCGGGGGAGGCGCTCTGTGAGTATGGACCTCCTGGGTGGACCGAGTGGTCCCGGRGGAGTCGCAGGTCGGTCAAGCTCAGTCCCCAGGAGTGTGAAAGCAGGGACAGATCTTTGCCCGGTGTGCCAGGTGAAGAACCCCTGGCTCCAGTCAGCACGGCTCCGCTCCAGGAGCCTGATGTACCTGGACCTGGTCTACCGCAAGggtactctctcctctcccggccCCAGGCTCCGCTCAGCCTCGCTCCAGTCCCTCAACCTTGACCACCCTCAACAAACAGAACCCCTGTGCCCCCTGCCACAGAGACAGTGCAGAGAGTCGAAGATACCATTGAGGGAGCGTTTGCCCTCAGTTGGCCCGGCTACCAGCACTTCCACACCCCAGAGAGCCCAGCCTTCCATCATCTCTgacctgctgcagctgctgcgCTCCATCCCCAGACCACCAGTGCCAGGTGCTTCCGGAAGCCGCATCCCCATACCGCGTAGGAGGCCCAGCGTCGGACAGCCACTCCCCCCAGGACGCAACCTCACCCCTTGGGCCTGGCACAGACTGAGGGAGGCAGAGTGGAGGTCCCTCCAGGACCTCACTGAGGAGTTTAATGATGATTACATGCCGCTCAGAGTCGAG GGTTTCACTGAGCATCAGAGTGAGGTGAGCAGACTGGAGACAGCCCACAGGCAGTTGAGAGAGGAGATGAACCAGTTCAGAGCAACCAACCAGAACCTCTCCAAGACCCTGGAGGacacccagaacaacaacaag GCGYTGTCTGGTAAACTGGAGGATACTGAGAACGAGCTCACCTCTGAGAAAAATAACACTCTGAAACAAGACAAAACCATCCAGGGACTCACTCTGGTGCtcaaggagaaagaaaaagag aTTGAAGAGCTGTACCATGAGAttgaggacagggaggaggttTTAGTCAAAGCCAGGGAGACGGCGCACAAAGCCCAGCTCCAGAAATACCAGGCAAGACGTCAGACCAGACACTTAGCATTGGTCACGGTCCAGGCTCAATACATTGCAGTCGCACTAAACTCATCAACCAATTGCTGTGTGCCACGTCATTCACTGCGCAGTCGGGCTTGCTATGGGTTATAA
- the LOC111964464 gene encoding myomegalin-like — translation MEKQEKLAQLQGEHQTKLLEAQKLQRSLGRQKQELSDLQQAKEQLDQELEELQQQKKKVDKALNEVQNQLQKLTGELGERESSLKQQCQELLEQTKRRLQGHEVTIQRLTTCLTDKEQQLQEYMNITRDMEQSRSPGGSDTMLSKLRERLKQKEKALEQALDDKFAALEEKDNEIHQLHLSLREKSRDLETLNNLLSYNEDTINSFDTLIKEKDVELQHLVNILKNLQQAKQDVEDNLNWACREKDAIISQLQLCLECKTKDMEEMANALLSQSQSQACDLAEQMGQRLKVTEAMLAEAVKARERLVANNKSTVEGLLSTITSNDQLLKESAEHYNRTLSERTQEIQELKQQLFVRQQQLAFAEKQSSEATQEGYLEAAELRALLTEKDSIINKLLERGQERDQFLAELGQKEPAPPQVMEIRQTIKVLQERLEEREAPLPKKNNEDNMEKVPLTKNTLVILKKELAQKTDALKKALKRENELKMSLADLESVLSELEGRIEVQAASIDSLTPTLGTKDKIINEWTASGIFTHCY, via the exons ATGGAGAAGCAGGAGAAGCTGGCCCAGCTCCAAGGGGAGCACCAAACAAAGCTGCTGGAGGCCCAGAAGCTGCAGCGCTCCCTGGGCAGGCAGAAGCAGGAGCTGTCCGACCTGCAGCAGGCCAAGGAGCAGCTGGACCAGGAGCTGGAGGAGTTGCAGCAGCAGAAGAAGAAGGTCGACAAGGCCCTCAAT GAGGTGCAGAACCAGCTGCAGAAACTGACCGGGGAGCTGGGCGAGAGGGAGAGCAGCCTGAAGCAGCAGTGCCAGGAGCTGCTGGAGCAGACCAAGAGGAGGCTGCAGGGCCACGAGGTCACCATCCAGCGCCTCACCACTTGCCTGACCGACAAGGAGCAGCAGCTGCAG gAGTACATGAACATAACAAGAGACATGGAACAGAGCAGAAGTCCCGGGGGAAGCGACACCATGCTGTCAAAGCTGCGAGAACGACTGAAACAGAAAGAGAAGGCTCTGGAG CAAGCGCTGGATGATAAGTTTGCGGCGCTAGAAGAGAAAGACAACGAGATCCACCAGCTGCACCTGTCACTCAGGGAGAAGTCGAGGGACCTGGAGACACTCAACAACCTGCTGTCTTACAACGAGGACACCATCAAT AGTTTTGACACGTTGATAAAGGAGAAGGACGTGGAGCTACAGCACCTGGTGAACATACTGAAAAACCTGCAGCAGGCCAAGCAAGACGTGGAGGACAACCTGAACTGGGCCTGCAGGGAGAAGGACGCCATCATTAGCCAGCTGCAGCTCTGCCTGGAGTGCAAGACCAAGGACATGGAG GAGATGGCGAATGCCCTGCTTAGTCAGTCCCAGTCTCAGGCCTGTGACCTTGCAGAGCAGATGGGTCAGAGGTTAAAGGTGACAGAGGCCATGCTGGCGGAGGCGGTCAAGGCCCGGGAGAGGCTGGTGGCGAACAACAAGAGCACCGTGGAGGGCCTGCTGTCCACCATCACCAGCAACGACCAGCTgctcaag GAGTCAGCGGAACACTATAACCGCACACTGTCTGAGCGCACCCAGGAGATCCAGGAGCTGAAGCAACAGCTGTTTGTCCGGCAGCAGCAGCTGGCCTTCGCAGAGAAACAGAGTTCCGAGGCAACACAGGAGGGTTACCTGGAGGCTGCCGAGCTCAGGGCCCTGCTGACGGAGAAGGACTCCATCATCAAC AAACTTCTGGAGCGTGGGCAGGAGAGAGACCAGTTCCTGGCTGAGTTAGGGCAGAAGGAGCCTGCACCGCCCCAGGTGATGGAGATCAGACAGACCATCAAAGTGCTGCAGGagaggctggaggagagggaag CGCCGCTCCCTAAGAAGAACAACGAGGACAACATGGAGAAGGTCCCTCTCACCAAGAATACTCTGGTCATCCTGAAGAAGGAGCTAGCTCAGAAGACTGATGCTCTCAAAAAGGCTCTGAAGAGGGAGAATGAACTCAAA ATGTCCCTGGCTGATCTCGAGTCAGTGTTGTCTGAGCTGGAGGGGCGTATCGAGGTCCAGGCAGCCAGTATAGACTCCCTCACCCCCACCCTTGGGACCAAAGACAAGATTATAAATGAGTGGACGGCCAGTGGCATCTTCACACACTGCTACTAA